A section of the Triticum dicoccoides isolate Atlit2015 ecotype Zavitan chromosome 7A, WEW_v2.0, whole genome shotgun sequence genome encodes:
- the LOC119329241 gene encoding uncharacterized protein LOC119329241, producing the protein MELPSLPWSASRSFFPSPQHLAASVDLLCVSNRPKIPTLSSSPTMSSATRSDTASSAPFGSMPFKRFVLIGWVALVNYGKDYGCLVVIVDVVDQNRNVEDTVHREVEIMQHLSGHPAVVTLKAVCGGCKLKQLKGTRRLGVRDYISLLSLIFCPKYKEDVWVLVKCKLYYCEKVY; encoded by the exons ATGGAGCTCCCATCCCTCCCCTGGAGTGCGTCAAGGTCCTTCTTCCCCTCCCCGCAGCAT CTCGCAGCCTCAGTCGATTTGCTCTGCGTCTCCAACCGTCCAAAGATCCCAACCCTATCATCGTCTCCTACCATGAGCTCGGCAACGAGATCGGACACGGCAAGTTCTGCTCCGTTCGGATCTATG CCGTTCAAGAGGTTCGTGCTGATCGGGTGGGTGGCCCTGGTGAACTACGGCAAGGACTACGGctgcctcgtcgtcatcgtcgACGTTGTTGACCAGAACAGG AACGTCGAGGACACGGTCCACCGCGAGGTCGAGATCATGCAACACCTCTCGGGCCACCCCGCCGTCGTCACGCTGAAGGCCGTCTGCGGTGGTTGCAAATTGAAG CAGCTGAAAGGGACAAGGCGATTGGGAGTCAGGGACTACATATCCCTCCTCTCCTTGATTTTCTGTCCAAAATATAAG GAAGACGTATGGGTTCTCGTCAAATGCAAGCTGTACTACTGTGAAAAAGTGTACTAA